Proteins encoded together in one Mercenaria mercenaria strain notata chromosome 18, MADL_Memer_1, whole genome shotgun sequence window:
- the LOC123538424 gene encoding medium-chain acyl-CoA ligase ACSF2, mitochondrial-like, with translation MDKMFTKSYVKIDRPPIELKHKTIPEVLKYFSETKGDGESIIFVTTDGGRNVVTWSELYQKSCKVAKSLINLGIRKQEIIAINLRCCPEWLYATFGAIMAGAIPVSITFTYTDGNDLIAMMGKLEKCSLLVLDPGLESINWDILRRLLDEYKADGKVRSKKMPYLRHLLCVAFDREPDASNVKDFRDLLDDYHPDIELPDIDSSEICGLFQTSGSIGVPKLVAQVHLSTMKLAESHAFDIIEDKYILFNDQHFNWGGGYPFSVLTGQTRVTLSEFCDPPKDRISFMIEVIERERCSMVFALPSLMQELIKRQDNLPDDWPVEAILTAGQPLTSRLATCVGKACKHLLCLYGGTETFGVTEAKITNPDDFHEFGCGKAVNVPGLEVKIVNENGEIVPVNHRGEMYVRSEIMFKEYFHDPEKTKAVKTPDGWYKTDDIGRMTEHGQFFVEGRKSNMIITGGLNVAPEILENVMKTFPGIDLVVTVPVPDDVYYQVLCACVIRKPGFTVTETDIQTYCREYHADKPGLFTVLPKFYMFFEKFPETRSGKTYRKELERLALERFGPSEDVSKLKIF, from the exons atggataaaatgttTACGAAGAGTTATGTTAAAATAGATCGTCCTCCAATTGAATTAAAACACAAAACGATTCCAGAAGTATTGAAGTACTTCTCAGAGACAAAGGGAGACGGCGAATCTATTATTTTCGTGACCACGGACGGGGGTCGCAATGTTGTCACTTGGTCGGAACTTTACCAAAAGTCTTGCAAAGTAGCAAAATCTCTTATTAATTTGGGAATTCGGAAACAGGAAATCATCGCCATAAATTTGCGATGCTGTCCAGAATGGTTGTATGCTACATTCGGAGCAATAATGGCTGGGGCAATCCCTGTGAGTATAACGTTTACGTATACAGATGGAAACGACCTTATCGCAATGATGGGAAAGCTAGAGAAGTGTTCGCTGCTAGTTCTAGATCCTGGATTAGAAAGCATTAACTGGGACATCCTTCGGAGGCTTCTTGACGAATATAAAGCGGACGGTAAAGTTCGAAGTAAGAAAATGCCTTACTTAAGACATTTGTTATGTGTTGCGTTCGACAGAGAACCAGATGCTTCGAATGTTAAGGATTTCAGAGACCTTCTAGACGACTACCATCCTGACATAGAACTTCCCGACATAGACTCTAGTGAAATTTGTGGATTATTTCAAACGTCAGGAAGTATAGGGGTACCCAAGCTCGTAGCGCAGGTGCATCTTAGCACAATGAAATTAGCAGAATCACATGCATTCGACATAATAGAAGACAAGTACATCTTGTTCAACGATCAACATTTTAACTGGGGCGGAGGTTATCCATTTTCCGTTCTGACCGGTCAAACAAGGGTTACATTGTCCGAGTTTTGTGATCCGCCAAAAGATaggatttcatttatgattgaagTTATAGAAAGAGAAAGATGTTCCATGGTATTTGCTCTACCATCTTTGATGCAAGAGCTTATTAAAAGACAG gacaATTTACCAGATGACTGGCCTGTAGAAGCTATTTTAACCGCAGGACAACCTCTTACGAGTCGACTTGCTACCTGTGTTGGTAAAGCTTGCAAACATCTACTGTGCTTGTATGGTGGAACAGAAACTTTTGGCGTGACGGAGGCGAAAATAACGAACCCAGATGATTTCCACGAATTTGGATGCGGAAAGGCTGTGAATGTCCCCGGATTGGAAGTGAAAATCGTTAACGAGAATGGTGAAATTGTCCCCGTCAACCACAGAGGAGAAATGTATGTTCGATCGgaaattatgtttaaagaatACTTTCATGATCCTGAAAAAACAAAAGCGGTTAAAACTCCAGACGGATGGTATAAAACAGACGATATCGGCCGGATGACGGAACACGGACAATTCTTTGTAGAGGGTCGGAAATCAAACATGATTATTACGGGTGGTTTAAATGTAGCTCCTGAAATCCTTGAAAACGTCATGAAAACATTTCCTGGTATCGATTTAGTAGTCACAGTACCAGTTCCAGATGACGTATACTATCAGGTTTTGTGCGCATGCGTGATAAGGAAACCAGGATTTACAGTTACCGAAACAGATATCCAAACGTATTGCCGTGAATATCATGCTGATAAACCAGGGCTTTTCACCGTTCTTCCGAAGTTTTACATGTTCTTTGAAAAGTTTCCTGAAACAAGAAGTGGCAAAACGTATCGGAAAGAGTTAGAGAGACTAGCATTAGAGCGTTTCGGACCTTCAGAGGACGTGTCCAAACTGAAAATCTTCTAA